Proteins encoded within one genomic window of Eurosta solidaginis isolate ZX-2024a chromosome 1, ASM4086904v1, whole genome shotgun sequence:
- the LSm-4 gene encoding COMM domain-containing protein 5, translated as MSTNFRYTMVRTVRPYVKYMPQLTKPILRVLIKVSVHYLESSKCSPEELDLELTKLTHSGHDIPDNFCELFAAILQIMQIFLRTPKGIVKDNEFRDCLKELRFTDECVEDLSKVLYNHRASLTKSFIEAKTSRSKPKNLQWRINISLGEGTCNGSINAPTIILHFQLPDGRYRTLEFPLSMFHQLRYNVALLLSEMQALESRAVMKKF; from the exons ATGTCCACAAATTTCCGATACACAATGGTGCGCACCGTACGCCCATACGTTAAATATATGCCACAATTAACCAAACCTATACTTCGGGTTCTCATTAAAGTGTCGGTGCATTACCTTGAGAGTTCAAAGTGTTCACCGGAGGAGCTTGATTTAGAGTTGACCAAACTTACACATTCCGGCCACGATATTCCTGATAATTTTTGTGAACTATTCGCTGCTATTTTACAAATAATGCAAATATTTTTACGAACACCAAAAGGTATAGTTAAGGATAATGAATTTCGGGATTGTTTAAAAGAGCTAAG ATTTACTGATGAATGTGTTGAAGACTTGAGCAAAGTGCTGTACAACCATCGTGCCTCATTAACAAAGAGTTTCATAGAGGCCAAGACATCACGTTCCAAACCTAAAAACTTACAATGGCGTATTAATATATCGCTCGGCGAAGG GACTTGTAATGGCAGCATCAATGCACCAACTATAATACTACATTTCCAATTACCAGATGGCCGCTATCGTACATTAGAATTTCCACTATCGATGTTTCATCAATTGCGCTATAATGTAGCATTGCTTTTAAGTGAAATGCAAGCGTTAGAAAGTCGTGCTGTTATGaagaaattttaa
- the Galt gene encoding probable galactose-1-phosphate uridylyltransferase, which yields MQFVATEHPHRRMNPLTGHWVLVSPHRMLRPWTGQQEPPQKSNIPDFDPTNPLSPGVARPNGTVNPVYTGTFVFTNDFPALMENNPVPPSSNDPLFQVAEARGTCRVMCFHPKSNVTLSQMTVSEICAVIDEWINQFSELSKKYFWVQVFENKGAAMGCSNPHPHCQIWACSFLPTEPQIKDERLRNYYQKNGSPLLADYVKRELERKERIVVANQDWFVVVPFWAAWPFETLLISRNNNKRLDDVTPAQRENLAKVIKELTIKYDNLFQCSFPYSMGWHGAPTGEARDADVSHWTLHALYYPPLLRSATVRKFMVGFELLNEAQRDLTPEQAAQRLREINGERHYMEN from the exons ATGCAGTTTGTCGCAACTG AACACCCCCATCGTCGCATGAACCCGCTAACCGGCCATTGGGTATTAGTAAGTCCACACCGAATGTTGCGGCCATGGACGGGACAACAGGAACCGCCACAGAAAAGTAATATACCCGATTTTGATCCAACAAATCCGCTAAGCCCGGGTGTTGCACGACCAAATGGCACT GTGAATCCAGTTTACACAGGCACTTTTGTATTTACGAATGACTTTCCAGCTTTAATGGAGAACAATCCAGTGCCACCTTCTTCGAATGATCCACTCTTTCAAGTGGCGGAGGCGCGTGGCACTTGCCGTGTTATGTGTTTTCATCCCAAATCGAATGTTACATTGTCACAAATGACTGTGTCGGAAATCTGTGCTGTTATAGATGA GTGGATCAATCAATTCAGCGAGTTGAGTAAAAAATACTTTTGGGTGCAGGTATTCGAAAACAAAGGCGCTGCTATGGGTTGTTCAAATCCACATCCGCATTGTCAAATATGGGCATGCTCTTTCTTGCCAACTGAACCACAAATTAAGGACGAACGTTTGCGGAACTATTACCAAAAGAATGGTAGTCCATTGCTAGCTGATTATGTGAAACGAGAACTGGAACGTAAAGAGCGTATTGTTGTTGCTAATCAAGATTGGTTCGTTGTGGTGCCCTTTTGGGCTGCTTGGCCATTTGAAACTTTACTTATATCACGTAACAATAATAAACGTTTAGATGATGTAACACCAGCGCAGCGCGAAAACTTGGCTAAAGTTATCAAAGAACTAACGATTAAATATGACAATTTATTTCAATGTTCATTCCCATATTCAATGGGTTGGCACGGTGCACCAACTGGTGAAGCCAGAGACGCGGATGTGTCACATTGGACGTTACATGCACTATATTACCCACCGTTGTTACGTTCTGCTACAGTACGTAAATTTATGGTTGGATTTGAGCTGCTCAATGAAGCGCAACGTGATTTGACACCAGAACAAGCAGCCCAACGGTTAAGGGAAATTAATGGTGAACGACATTATATGGAGAATTAA